A region from the Helicoverpa armigera isolate CAAS_96S chromosome 6, ASM3070526v1, whole genome shotgun sequence genome encodes:
- the LOC135117021 gene encoding uncharacterized protein LOC135117021 — translation MALERPSSFTINNCNSPLAGRPVKEGDETISPAGEVQTAAKRALNETLSPRGKRKRQCLDPSKRATPRVSYAQATKKSLCIAVTCGHTGILTKDVADTILTGIQKTILKEAWSPNNKQPGPAFNGKPVYTEGVLKLWCSNDHTLTWFQKTIADLALSTGHQLIIKSQSEITRRIRCGILIPNEQGAITDSRDIGRILAYQNPQIAVDRWVLQRQEKQQGASFVVVGIPEEQIATLMKSGRRLAFGLGAVYVKFQGHNGKFADTPPGWDPATFTIQKQPGTSTTTSEGAGPTEGPAVPVPATVPSQDDDPEEALLTGSDLEGDEVESGDLLAGLQLGGDEEGAICDGVPFFVDN, via the exons ATGGCTCTTGAAAGACCCTCGTCTTTTACTATCAACAATTGTAATTCACCAT TGGCCGGCAGGCCGGTGAAGGAAGGGGACGAAACAATAAGCCCTGCAGGTGAGGTACAGACAGCTGCCAAACGCGCTCTGAACGAGACACTTTCGCCCCGTGGGAAGCGCAAACGACAGTGCCTGGACCCGTCCAAGCGGGCCACTCCTCGGGTAAGCTACGCTCAAGCAACCAAGAAGTCCCTGTGCATCGCAGTTACATGCGGCCACACCGGGATCCTAACAAAGGACGTAGCGGACACGATACTGACGGGGATACAGAAGACCATCCTAAAGGAGGCATGGTCCCCGAACAACAAACAACCGGGGCCAGCTTTTAATGGTAAGCCGGTTTACACAGAAGGCGTCCTGAAGCTGTGGTGCTCCAACGACCACACTTTGACATGGTTTCAAAAAACCATCGCCGACTTGGCCCTTTCAACCGGCCACCAGCTGATCATCAAGAGCCAGTCGGAAATTACACGAAGGATCAGGTGTGGCATCCTGATCCCTAATGAACAGGGGGCCATCACCGACTCGCGAGACATCGGGCGGATTCTGGCATACCAGAACCCGCAGATCGCGGTCGACAGGTGGGTGCTCCAAAGACAGGAGAAGCAGCAAGGCGCCAGCTTTGTGGTGGTGGGAATCCCGGAGGAACAAATCGCGACCCTGATGAAGTCCGGGCGCCGCCTCGCCTTCGGGCTGGGTGCGGTGTACGTGAAATTCCAGGGTCACAACGGCAAGTTTGCCGATACTCCGCCGGGATGGGACCCCGCCACTTTCACCATCCAGAAACAGCCTGGCACAAGTACCACGACCAGCGAGGGCGCTGGCCCCACCGAGGGCCCTGCGGTGCCCGTACCCGCAACCGTCCCCTCACAGGACGACGACCCGGAAGAAGCCCTTCTGACGGGTTCAGACCTGGAGGGGGACGAAGTCGAGTCCGGGGACCTGCTGGCCGGGCTACAGCTTGGAGGAGACGAGGAGGGCGCAATCTGCGATGGCGTCCCCTTCTTCGTCGACAATTAA